Proteins co-encoded in one Spirosoma endbachense genomic window:
- a CDS encoding FAD-dependent oxidoreductase, whose protein sequence is MMKSIFFFCLLLVCCCSFRLKKPAQTETYDVVVYGGTPGGIISAVAAAREGVRVLLIEPTKHVGGLNTSGIGTAESEHMIEETYSGLPLEFYERLGKHYGKSGPTFYFESHVAEKTFTDLLKEANVTVVYEAFVNSVQKKGTVIQSVNLTNGKNVAGKVFIDATYEGDLMARAGVSHTHGRESRGQYGESLGGVRFIDTPIEAAPYDDSGRLLPGFVERNTLTEGQASDRVMNYNFRLMMSTKSDRRPFPKPASYKPERYLLLTRLLKNHPETTLKDIIDLYSWTYPKGKFETNNKQKAVISLGHFGGNVDYPEANYARRDAIYQDHKAWTLGLMYYLANDPSVPETLRTETAGYGLSADEFTDNENFPYYLYVREARRMIGAYVQTQKDILQERTKPDAICLGSHWIDSHHVQRVAVSKTQFVNEGRIWEPITQPYELSYRIITPKATECTNLLVPVCASSSHVGFCSLRVESTWMQLGNSAGIAAAMAIKQKKAVQDLAYNSLKTALEKKGVILSINHQTWNGNKDVTK, encoded by the coding sequence ATGATGAAATCGATTTTCTTTTTTTGCTTACTACTAGTCTGTTGCTGCTCGTTCCGGCTTAAAAAGCCTGCTCAAACAGAAACCTACGACGTAGTCGTTTATGGAGGAACCCCTGGCGGTATTATTTCGGCTGTAGCGGCCGCTCGCGAAGGGGTGCGTGTTCTGCTTATCGAGCCCACTAAACACGTGGGCGGACTCAACACCAGTGGCATCGGTACGGCCGAATCAGAACACATGATCGAGGAGACGTATTCGGGACTGCCCCTGGAGTTTTATGAACGCTTGGGTAAGCACTACGGCAAAAGCGGCCCTACGTTTTACTTCGAATCGCATGTGGCCGAAAAAACCTTTACCGATTTATTGAAGGAAGCGAACGTGACCGTCGTGTACGAAGCGTTTGTTAATTCTGTTCAAAAAAAAGGTACAGTCATTCAGTCCGTAAATTTGACGAATGGGAAAAACGTTGCCGGGAAAGTTTTCATCGATGCTACCTATGAAGGTGACCTGATGGCTCGCGCAGGTGTATCTCATACGCATGGCCGGGAAAGCCGTGGGCAATATGGGGAATCGTTGGGTGGCGTACGCTTTATCGATACGCCCATTGAGGCCGCTCCTTATGACGATTCGGGCAGGTTATTGCCGGGTTTTGTGGAACGGAATACATTGACAGAGGGGCAGGCCAGCGATCGGGTTATGAATTACAATTTTCGATTGATGATGTCCACCAAATCGGATCGGCGGCCTTTTCCCAAACCAGCTTCGTATAAACCGGAACGTTATCTTTTGTTGACCCGATTGCTTAAAAACCACCCGGAAACGACCTTAAAAGATATAATCGATCTGTATTCCTGGACGTATCCGAAGGGTAAATTTGAGACGAATAATAAGCAGAAAGCCGTTATTTCGTTGGGCCATTTTGGGGGCAATGTCGATTATCCGGAAGCCAATTATGCCCGACGGGATGCTATTTATCAGGACCATAAAGCCTGGACCCTCGGGCTGATGTATTATCTGGCCAATGACCCATCTGTTCCGGAGACTTTGCGAACGGAAACGGCGGGTTATGGCTTGAGCGCCGATGAATTTACGGATAATGAAAATTTCCCGTATTACCTCTACGTACGGGAGGCCCGCCGGATGATTGGTGCTTATGTGCAAACCCAGAAAGACATTCTACAGGAACGGACAAAGCCTGATGCCATTTGTTTGGGTTCACACTGGATCGATAGCCACCATGTTCAGCGGGTTGCCGTTTCGAAGACACAGTTTGTGAATGAAGGCCGAATCTGGGAGCCGATCACCCAGCCTTATGAACTCTCTTACCGAATTATTACGCCAAAAGCTACTGAGTGCACCAACCTGCTCGTACCTGTTTGTGCTTCGTCTTCTCATGTTGGTTTTTGTTCGTTACGGGTCGAATCGACCTGGATGCAACTGGGCAATAGTGCGGGTATTGCGGCCGCGATGGCCATAAAACAGAAA
- a CDS encoding RagB/SusD family nutrient uptake outer membrane protein, with amino-acid sequence MKSFKFVVSMLGLLLMVSGCEKNLEEEPISFLSESNSFNNAADAVTAINAVYDRAKSIYSMPMISLGDLSGEELTLRPDGSASISEIDQHKYTSANTQFDDFYTSSYVAIDRANRVIENVPVIAMDTKLRDQVVGEAKFLRALFYFNLVRAFGDVPLVVKTSTDVVNVRVSRDPTDKVYQQITQDLLDAEKVLPTTYIVVGEIGRATVGAAKSILATVYLTRRDWTNAAAKAKEVIDSKTYSLVADYRDLFTPEKENGPEHIFSIQYSCVLPKYGSPMAENFAIYFSYPINLTGGSYQVSNYFANSFLKGDYRKDVTVILEKKLANGTVVASRTGPHLDKYWDPLACGSQQARNNFLVTRYADVLLIYAEALNEQNGPGSEAYSAINQVRARARKGNAVSDLLDLKGLTQAQFREAVLQERSWELAGEGHRRWDLLRTGKFLEAAQKEGFTNATEKNLLFPIPIFEIDVNPALRQNPGY; translated from the coding sequence ATGAAATCATTCAAATTCGTAGTATCCATGCTGGGCCTTCTGTTGATGGTCAGTGGATGCGAGAAAAATCTGGAAGAAGAACCCATCAGTTTTTTGAGCGAGTCGAATTCGTTTAATAACGCAGCTGATGCCGTCACCGCTATCAATGCGGTTTATGACAGGGCGAAATCCATTTACAGTATGCCAATGATCAGTCTGGGCGATTTGAGCGGGGAGGAGTTGACCCTTCGGCCCGATGGTAGTGCCTCGATCAGCGAAATCGACCAGCACAAATACACCTCGGCCAACACCCAGTTCGACGACTTCTATACGAGTTCATACGTTGCCATTGATCGCGCCAATCGAGTCATTGAAAACGTGCCGGTCATTGCGATGGATACGAAACTTCGTGATCAGGTTGTGGGGGAAGCGAAATTTCTGCGCGCGCTGTTTTATTTCAATTTAGTTCGTGCTTTCGGGGATGTACCGCTGGTGGTGAAAACCTCGACCGACGTGGTCAATGTCCGAGTTTCCCGCGACCCCACCGACAAGGTCTATCAGCAGATTACCCAGGATTTACTCGATGCCGAGAAGGTACTTCCAACCACCTACATCGTTGTGGGTGAAATCGGTCGGGCAACGGTCGGAGCGGCTAAATCCATTCTGGCGACCGTTTATCTGACCCGAAGAGACTGGACAAATGCGGCTGCTAAAGCGAAAGAAGTGATTGATTCAAAGACCTATAGTCTGGTTGCCGATTATCGGGATCTCTTTACGCCAGAAAAGGAAAACGGCCCAGAACACATATTTTCCATTCAGTACAGTTGTGTGCTTCCAAAATATGGGAGTCCGATGGCCGAAAATTTTGCCATTTATTTTAGCTATCCGATCAACCTGACCGGCGGATCTTACCAGGTCAGCAACTATTTCGCCAATTCGTTTTTAAAGGGCGACTACCGGAAAGATGTAACAGTCATTCTGGAAAAGAAACTGGCCAATGGAACGGTAGTGGCTTCCCGTACCGGCCCTCATCTGGATAAATACTGGGACCCACTGGCTTGCGGTTCCCAGCAGGCCCGTAACAATTTTCTGGTTACTCGTTACGCCGACGTGCTGTTGATCTATGCCGAAGCCCTCAATGAACAAAATGGCCCCGGTTCAGAAGCCTATTCAGCGATCAATCAGGTGCGGGCGCGAGCCAGAAAGGGAAATGCGGTATCGGACCTGCTAGACCTGAAAGGATTGACTCAGGCGCAGTTTCGGGAAGCCGTACTTCAGGAAAGAAGCTGGGAACTGGCAGGAGAAGGGCATCGTCGCTGGGATTTGCTGCGCACCGGCAAATTTCTGGAAGCCGCTCAAAAAGAAGGCTTTACCAATGCTACAGAAAAAAACCTGCTGTTTCCCATTCCCATTTTTGAAATCGACGTGAACCCGGCGCTCAGGCAAAATCCCGGTTACTAA